A stretch of the Proteus sp. ZN5 genome encodes the following:
- the lptE gene encoding LPS assembly lipoprotein LptE, whose amino-acid sequence MRYLLSLFFGLAVLITAGCGFHLQGKTQVPAELKTLYLSSGDPYGPLSRVMRQQLRLSGVQLVESPTANIPILKIVGSSESKETVSVYQDGKSAERQLTFVLDAQVIMPDGTIYPISSQVSRPFFDNPLEALAKDAENDIIKQEMREQATAILVRKLLVVHNAERQKSAQAEQAKQIISPAK is encoded by the coding sequence GTGCGATATCTACTTTCGCTATTTTTCGGTTTAGCGGTGTTAATCACCGCTGGCTGTGGTTTTCACCTTCAAGGTAAAACTCAGGTTCCAGCAGAATTAAAAACGCTTTATCTTAGCTCTGGTGACCCTTATGGCCCATTATCTCGTGTAATGCGTCAACAACTTAGACTGAGTGGTGTTCAGCTTGTTGAAAGTCCAACGGCAAATATCCCTATTCTAAAAATTGTCGGTTCATCAGAAAGTAAAGAGACCGTTTCTGTGTATCAAGACGGTAAATCAGCAGAACGTCAGTTAACATTTGTGCTTGATGCACAAGTGATTATGCCAGATGGTACGATTTACCCAATTTCATCACAGGTTTCACGTCCATTCTTCGATAACCCATTAGAAGCATTAGCAAAAGATGCTGAAAATGACATTATCAAGCAAGAGATGCGTGAACAAGCGACAGCAATATTAGTGCGTAAATTATTGGTTGTTCATAATGCTGAACGCCAAAAGAGCGCACAAGCTGAGCAGGCAAAACAGATAATCTCACCCGCCAAATGA
- the holA gene encoding DNA polymerase III subunit delta: MIRLYPEQLNAQLQEGLRQSYLLWGNEPLLLQESQDAIQSVAKSQGFIEHYQFTLDNNTDWNEIYSLCQSLSLFSQRQSLLLHLPANGPNAAMSEKLTRLSQELHQDLLLILRGNKLTKAQENSEWFKTLSQHGTYVSCLTPELDKLPNWVARRAKQKGLALDEQGNQLLCYCYEGNLLALAQAIERLSLLYPDGKLTLPRVEAAVNDASHFTPYHWVDALLAGKTQRAWHILQQLKREDSEPVILLRTLQRELMQLITLHRESKTTSLKTIFDKHRIWQNRRPIFTAALQRLSEHQLLTAIRLLATIEITIKQDYGQTVWPSLSALGLLLCGKALPEGFVNHA, encoded by the coding sequence ATGATCCGCTTATATCCAGAACAACTGAATGCGCAGCTCCAAGAGGGGCTGCGCCAAAGTTACCTACTCTGGGGTAATGAACCTCTGTTACTCCAAGAGTCTCAAGATGCTATTCAATCTGTCGCTAAATCCCAAGGATTTATCGAGCATTATCAATTTACTCTTGATAATAATACGGACTGGAATGAAATTTACTCGCTTTGTCAATCGCTAAGCCTTTTTTCTCAAAGACAATCTCTTTTACTGCATTTGCCTGCAAATGGCCCCAATGCAGCGATGTCAGAGAAACTTACTCGCCTATCTCAAGAATTACATCAAGACTTATTGTTGATTTTACGTGGCAATAAACTCACAAAAGCACAAGAAAACAGTGAATGGTTTAAAACATTAAGCCAACATGGAACCTATGTTTCTTGTCTGACACCTGAGCTTGATAAATTACCTAATTGGGTTGCGCGGCGAGCAAAACAAAAAGGGTTAGCGCTGGATGAACAAGGTAATCAATTACTTTGCTACTGTTATGAAGGAAATTTATTGGCACTAGCACAAGCCATTGAGCGCCTTTCTCTGTTATACCCTGATGGTAAGCTAACGCTCCCAAGAGTAGAAGCGGCGGTCAATGATGCGTCACATTTTACTCCTTATCACTGGGTTGATGCATTATTGGCAGGGAAAACACAACGCGCATGGCATATCTTGCAACAACTCAAAAGAGAAGACTCTGAACCCGTTATTTTACTCAGAACGTTACAACGAGAGTTAATGCAGTTGATTACGCTACATCGAGAATCTAAAACGACTTCGTTAAAAACGATTTTCGATAAACATCGAATTTGGCAAAACCGACGCCCAATATTCACAGCAGCACTACAACGTTTATCTGAACATCAACTGCTGACAGCAATACGATTACTTGCAACAATTGAAATTACTATTAAACAAGATTATGGACAGACAGTTTGGCCCTCTCTTAGTGCTTTGGGCTTATTACTTTGTGGAAAAGCATTACCAGAAGGATTTGTAAATCATGCCTAA
- the nadD gene encoding nicotinate-nucleotide adenylyltransferase, producing the protein MPKTNHSTPLINQAIALYGGTFDPIHYGHLRPVEALSGLIGLKEVIWLPNNIPPHRPQPEASSQQRLEMVSLALEPYSSFTVDIRELEKPTPSYTIETLRDFRKEIGDKQPLAFIIGQDSLLSINTWYHWDELLSVCHLLVCARPGYQTHFGSTQMQTWLTKHQTHQQEDIHCLPAGKIFLADTPLYNISATDIRARHKAGLDCHDLLPNSVEDYIRQQQLYK; encoded by the coding sequence ATGCCTAAAACCAATCACTCAACACCGTTAATTAACCAAGCCATCGCTTTATATGGTGGTACATTTGATCCTATTCATTATGGGCATTTGCGTCCTGTTGAAGCACTTTCAGGATTAATTGGTTTAAAAGAAGTGATTTGGTTACCTAACAATATTCCTCCTCATCGCCCTCAACCTGAGGCCTCTTCTCAGCAACGCCTTGAGATGGTAAGTCTGGCTCTTGAGCCATATTCTTCATTTACAGTCGATATTCGTGAACTTGAGAAGCCAACACCTTCTTATACTATTGAAACATTAAGAGACTTCAGAAAAGAAATCGGCGATAAGCAACCCTTGGCTTTTATTATTGGACAAGATTCATTACTTTCAATTAATACATGGTATCACTGGGATGAACTGTTGAGCGTATGTCATTTGTTAGTTTGCGCCCGCCCTGGCTATCAAACACATTTTGGCTCAACTCAAATGCAAACATGGCTGACCAAACATCAAACTCATCAGCAAGAAGATATTCACTGTTTACCTGCGGGTAAAATATTTCTGGCTGACACACCACTTTATAATATTTCAGCGACTGACATTCGTGCTCGTCACAAAGCAGGTTTAGATTGTCACGATTTACTACCGAACTCTGTTGAAGACTATATTCGCCAGCAACAACTCTATAAATAA
- a CDS encoding DUF1722 domain-containing protein, which translates to MERKENYLGLSSEIVSNTNHQLQEKLALLCDTVQAEKIGIMQIEAQNRDNLLPLYGYVGKKGDRLSSPPNFTLPQLNIDQFLQPIVLDHFLTQFFTLFDYQQQVNQSLTKGALVKFHSRYKYLIMAYSQVAYRELGRYIAHISDAIPLEEVASKYQEKLMKAFSVTANREGQTNALMHMAGYFKRDLSSQQKQEMTQTILQYHQGIVPLSKPYDLLKYWLTVYPDEYLSHQRYFSPYPFAFNYLREQL; encoded by the coding sequence ATGGAAAGAAAAGAAAACTATCTCGGGCTATCTTCAGAAATTGTGAGTAACACTAATCACCAATTACAAGAAAAGTTAGCATTGCTTTGCGATACTGTTCAGGCGGAAAAGATAGGCATTATGCAGATAGAGGCTCAAAATAGAGATAACCTATTGCCACTTTATGGTTATGTTGGAAAAAAAGGAGACCGCCTTTCCTCACCCCCGAATTTTACTTTACCTCAACTAAATATTGATCAATTTTTACAGCCTATTGTTCTAGACCATTTTCTTACCCAATTTTTCACACTGTTTGATTACCAACAACAGGTTAATCAATCATTAACTAAAGGGGCTTTGGTTAAATTTCATAGCCGATATAAATATTTAATTATGGCTTATTCACAAGTGGCTTATCGAGAGTTAGGGCGCTATATTGCTCATATTTCTGATGCTATTCCTCTTGAAGAAGTTGCATCGAAATATCAGGAAAAACTAATGAAGGCATTCAGTGTTACAGCAAATAGAGAAGGGCAAACTAATGCGTTAATGCATATGGCGGGGTATTTTAAGCGGGATCTAAGCTCACAACAAAAACAAGAAATGACACAGACAATTTTACAATATCATCAAGGTATCGTGCCTTTATCTAAACCTTATGATTTACTCAAATATTGGTTAACTGTTTATCCTGATGAGTATTTGAGCCATCAACGCTATTTTTCGCCTTATCCGTTCGCTTTTAATTATTTAAGGGAGCAACTTTAG